In one window of Miscanthus floridulus cultivar M001 chromosome 12, ASM1932011v1, whole genome shotgun sequence DNA:
- the LOC136497598 gene encoding LOW QUALITY PROTEIN: probable amino acid permease 7 (The sequence of the model RefSeq protein was modified relative to this genomic sequence to represent the inferred CDS: inserted 2 bases in 1 codon) yields the protein MLIFGAAQLLLSFIPDFHDMAWLSVVAAVMSFSYAFIGFGLGLATTIANGTIKGSITGVQMRTPMQKVWRVSQAIGDIAFAYPYSLILLEIQDTLKSPPAQNKTMKRASMISILVTTFFYLCCGCFGYAAFGSDAPGNLLTGFGFYDPYWLIDFANACIILHLLGGYQVYSQPIFQFADRFPDSGFVNDFHTVRFACLPACRVNLLRVCFRTLCVXTTTVAVAFPYFNEVLVLLGALNFWPLAIYFPVEMYFIQRNVPRWSARWVVLQTFSVVCLLVRAFSLVGSIEGLITQKLG from the exons ATGCTCATCTTCGGCGCCGCCCAGCTCCTCCTCTCCTTCATACCGGACTTCCACGACATGGCGTGGCTCTCCGTCGTCGCCGCGGTCATGTCGTTCTCGTACGCCTTCATCGGCTTTGGCCTCGGTCTCGCAACAACCATTG CTAACGGGACGATCAAAGGAAGCATAACAGGAGTTCAGATGAGGACGCCTATGCAGAAGGTTTGGCGCGTCTCGCAGGCCATTGGCGACATTGCCTTCGCGTACCCGTACTCCTTGATCCTCCTGGAAATACAG GACACCCTGAAGTCACCACCGGCCCAGAACAAGACGATGAAGAGGGCATCGATGATCTCGATCCTTGTCACGACATTCTTCTACCTCTGCTGCGGCTGCTTCGGCTACGCCGCCTTCGGGAGCGACGCGCCGGGCAACCTCCTTACCGGCTTCGGCTTCTACGATCCCTACTGGCTCATCGACTTCGCCAACGCGTGCATCATCCTCCACCTGCTGGGCGGGTACCAG GTGTACAGCCAGCCGATCTTCCAGTTCGCGGACCGGTTCCCGGACAGCGGGTTCGTGAACGACTTCCACACCGTCCGGTTCGCGTGCCTGCCGGCGTGTCGGGTGAACCTGCTGCGCGTGTGCTTCCGGACGCTGTGCGT CACGACCACGGTGGCCGTGGCGTTCCCCTACTTCAACGAGGTGCTGGTGCTGCTGGGCGCGCTCAACTTCTGGCCGCTGGCCATCTACTTCCCCGTGGAGATGTACTTCATCCAGCGGAACGTGCCCCGGTGGTCCGCCCGCTGGGTCGTCCTGCAGACCTTCAGCGTCGTCTGCCTCCTCGTCAGAGCCTTCTCGCTCGTCGGCTCCATCGAGGGGCTAATCACCCAGAAGCTAGGTTAG
- the LOC136497599 gene encoding amino acid permease 4-like — protein sequence MAVHHSLEVLDGRCDDDGHPRRTGTAWTCAAHIITAVIGSGVLSLAWSVAQLGWVVGPAYMFCFALVTYVSAALLADCYRRGDPEKGPRNRSYQDAVRVYLGILYRYTYIRVPVVSLLAGLASIRTKHSSSYKRTTRETSELNLLRSWCGFMALLIL from the exons ATGGCGGTGCACCACTCGCTCGAGGTGCTCGACGGCCGCTGCGACGACGACGGCCACCCGCGCCGGACTG GGACCGCGTGGACGTGCGCGGCGCACATCATCACGGCGGTGATCGGCTCCGGGGTGCTGTCGCTGGCCTGGAGCGTGGCGCAGCTGGGCTGGGTGGTCGGCCCGGCCTACATGTTCTGCTTCGCGCTCGTCACCTACGTCTCCGCGGCGCTGCTCGCCGACTGCTACCGGCGCGGCGACCCCGAGAAGGGGCCTCGGAACCGCTCCTACCAGGACGCCGTCCGCGTCTATCTCGGTATACTATACCGCTACACCTATATACGTGTACCTGTCGTCTCACTACTTGCTGGCTTAGCTTCTATTAGAACGAAGCACAGCAGCAGCTACAAACGAACTACGAGAGAAACTTCTGAACTGAACTTGCTTCGTTCGTGGTGTGGTTTTATGGCCTTGTTGATACTGTAA